The genomic window TGCCTTTTAACCTTGCCCGCAATTTCATCAATATTGTCACCGCGGTCTAGGCATTAGAGAAAATCCGATGGCACGGGGAAGAAAGCTCCAAAAAAATATCATCATATAAAATTGATACACAGCTGGCCAAAAAAGATTCCTTCCCCAGTCCGCCATAGATCGGGTAAACCGAAAAGCGGAAAAAACTCCAAAAAAAAAAAAACAATCTCTCCATTTAAAGCATCCAATGCCGGCAATATTCCATTAATTTTGCACTATACAATCTACACTCTTAGAAAATTCCGAAACATTGCTTCATTGGAATTCCTGAAGATGCTGGAAAGCTTAAGAAAAATGAAGAAGTTTGAAATAAAAAAGACAGAGCAGAACCAATGGCTGGTATCCCACAACGAATTCCCCAGGTTCACCTGTCTTTTTGAAGATAAAAAATTCCATTGCTCAAGGACCATAACAGGGCTTTTGGACCCCACAGGCAGCCCTGAAGAAATACAGCCGCTCCAGAAAATGGAAAAATGGCTCTCGCGCTACCATATGGACAAAATAAACGGCTGAAAATTTTGCGCCAACCAATTTCGGCCCGGCACATTTGCCTGATCCGTGCCCAAAATAGTGCGCCGGAACTTGCTTCGCCAGTCCGCTAACGCTCACGTGCAGCGTATAGCGGGAAGAGCTCATAAAAAAGCATTGCATATGCCTAAAAAAATCTGAGCCATCGCTTCTCTGGATTTCCCTCCTTCCGATGATTTAACAGGCACTCTCCGATATGAATCTGCTAGTGAAGATTTTATGGAGCCAATCTGTTATAGTGCTGCAGTTTCATTCTGCCAACCAGGCCATTGAGATAATCCAGCAGCACCAGCCCTTCTTTTTCAGTAATCCTGCCGGCCAAATAGCTGTTCAATTCATCATTTTCATCGGCATACAGCTTGATTTTTTCCTGATTATTGCCAATGATGCTGAATTCCAGATTCGCAATCCTATCAGCGAGTTTGATTATGATTGCATTCTGGTTCAGGACTATTTTTTCATACATTGCCTGTTTCCTTTCTTTCCTGTTTTCCCCCTTGCCATCAGTCAGGGACCATACTATTTCAAAAATATGTATCCCAAACCTGTCAATTATTTCATCCCTGTCCGTATCTGTATCTTCCAGCACATCATGCAGCCAAGCGCTGCTCCATAAATCGATATTCATTTCAGTGTCAGGCAAAATGCCATTGCGCAGCAATACGCTAACTGCATTTACAAGGTGCACCTCATAGGGGTATTTTCCATATTTCTGGTTTCCATGCTTTTCAGCCGCAAAACTTCTGGCCTCATCCACTTTTTTTCCTAATGCCCTTATGGCTGTCTTATAATCCATGGCGTCGCCTTCATCGAGCCAGCCGGAAGCATACCTGCTCATAAAAGATTTTAAGGAGCTCAAATCGCCATTCCACCGTCCATTTTGAAAAGATTCCAAAGTGCCTGCAGAATCTCCAATTCTGCCTTCTTTAATTCTATAGAGCGTTTCGATGCCGTTGTGGCTGCTGATATAATATTTATACTCCATTTTGGTAAGATTTAATAGAACTTATATTTTAGATTAGATTAGATTAGATTAGATTAGATTAGATTAGATTATATTAGATTAGATTAGATTAGATTAGATTAGATTATATTAGATTAGATTAGATTAGATTAGATTAGATTAGATTAGATCGGATTGGATTTGATCTGCTATTGTTTTCTTTTTAATTTGCGCGCAAGCAGGATTACATTTAGCTTAATATTGTCATAAATTAAGCCCGCAAACAATATAAGTCCTCCAAGAAATAATGCCTGCAGCCCTATTTTTGAATAAAAAACGCCTCCTGTAATGCCTCCAATGAAAAAAAAGCTGATAATAATTATCCGCAGCTTAATTGAAGAGGAAAGTTCAGCTTTCCTATTTTGCTCCCTATAAAAGAAAAGCTGGGACAGCTCAATGCCCAAATCGGTAAATAGGCCGGTTAAATGGGTGGTTCTCACTACGGAATTTGAGATTCTTGTAACAAAAGAATTCTGCATTCCCATTGCAAAAAGCAGAATAAAGGAAATTAAATTTGGAAAAACGGCCTTTAAGCCATCTCCAAAGAAGGCAATAAAAAATAAAATTGCAATCTCAATGCAGGCAGGAATAAGATGCACGATATTTTCTCTTTTGCGCACTACCAGCTCCATTAGAAGGCTCGATGTGAAAGAGCCCATAAAAAAGAAAAATATATAGCCAAAGCACGTCAATGCCGCTAAGAGATCAAGCTTGAAGATTTCATCTACAAAAAACGCAAAATGGCCCGTCACATTGGTGGTAAGGGTCTGCACTGAAAAAAAACCTGCCACATTTACCATCCCGGCAACAGACGAGAGAAGGGCGGCAATTTTTAGATTGTGCCTCAAACTTCTTTTTTTTCCTCGGTGCTTAAACATTTCCAGCAGTGCTTTTATAAGTTGGCGAAGCATTACTTTTAAAATGCCTTTCATTTGTAAATAGGGCAATTTTTCTTTTTGCCTCCTTAACATATTGCTGCAAAGAAGGGGCAGCTTTCCTCTCTTCAAACAAAATTCCGCCCAGCCTGGCCAGATCAGTTAACCTTCATAGCCTTGCCATCAATAAAAATTGGCTATGCGGATCAATTGCTGGAAATTAACCAGCTGGATCTTGCGCCCTTCCATCCATATAAGATTTTCATTCTTAAAATCATGGAGCACCCTTGCCAGAGTTTCATTTACAGTGCCTACCATTTTGGCCAGATCTCCCCTGGAAAGGGTAATAAAAACATTTTTCTGGCCATCATCTGTTTTATATTTATCATGCAGAATCAATAGGCTAAGCGCCACGCGCTCCCTTACGGTCCGCTGCGATAAAACAGCCATTAGATTTGCCACCACGCTAAACTCATGGCTGAGGCATTTTAAAAGCAGGCGCGAAAACACTGCAGAATTATTAAGAATATTAAAAAAATCCTCTTTGGATATAAATGAAATGACTGAATTTTCAATGGCCACAGCGTTATCTCCATATGCCTTCTCGCTTAGTATGGCCGTATAGCCGAAAAACTCTCCTGAACTGTAGATGTAAATAATCTGCTCCCTTCCATCATTATCGACCTTGTGCTTTTTGATCTTGCCTGTCTGAATATAAAAAATGCCTGTAGGCAGCGTCCCTTCGGTAAATACTGTCTGGTTTTTAGCATACTTTCTGCTTTGCATCACCTTTTCAAGCAGGTCCCTATCGCTTTGGGGCAGCTCATTTAAAATATACTGGTTATTGAAGATGAATTTTGAAATCATAGCTGTATCAAAGCTACAATATTTTTCCCTACTCCATATAAAACTTGATTTAAATCAAGTTTTATATGCCGTTCCAATCAGCTGGATCGATTTCGAAACCTTTTGCTTTTGCAGCATTGCCCCCTGAAATGATAAGCCGGCATATGCCGTTGTGCCTTGCAGACCGCTCCGCCGCAAATTTTAAAAGCTTTAAAGAATCTGCCAATGAAGAAATCTCTAACGTCGCACCTATTGTCCAATGAAAGAGCCATAAGGGAATTTAAAGAAATCCTATCTAATCTGAATGCTGGCCGATAAAAACACAGAAAAAACAGCCAGTGCAAGCGCTATAGCTATAAAACTTGGCAGCCGGCAATGCAAAATAAATGCGCTATCATAGCGCATAAGGCGAAAGGCTGCCGCCACTGCCAATGCCATATCAGATAATCTAAAAAAAAAGGAAAAGCATCAGTTAAACGCTCTTCCTTTTTCCGGTCAGGAGTTTTTTAAATTATTCTTTTTTTATTGCCGCTTTCGGATCATAGCAGACAAACATATTGATATAAATATTTCGGGATAATCGCAGCAATATCGGAAACAAAATTACCAGCACTGCAGTAATTGCAATAAACGATGTTTTTATTCCAGAATCAAAAATAAGATATGAGATGGCAAAAACAGCAATTCCAACACCGACATTCAACCCATAGCTTACATACATTGCGCCAAAAAAGAAAGAAGGCTCTATCTGATATCTTAGCCCGCAATGGCTGCACTTCTCATGCATTTTTAAAACAGAGCCCAAATGCAGCAGGTTTTTATCCACGTACATATTCCCATTCTGGCATTTAGGGCAGCTTCCCGTTAAAATGCTATTTAATCTGCTTCCTTTCTTCATCTTCGAAATATCCATTTAAAGCTCCAAATCCATGAGCCACGGTTTAATTTTAAGTTTATAGATGCCCTGAGGGACTATCTCTTTACAAATTTGGTTAAAATCACGATAGCCTGCCCCTCTATTTTCCCTTCGATCTGCTCATGGTTGTCATGGACCAAACGGATGTTTCGAACTGCCGTGCCGACTTTCGCATTTAAAGACGAACCTTTTACATCCAAATCTTTGATAAGGGTCACCGTATCGCCATTTTGCAGGATATTGCCATTGCTGTCTTTGTGGAAATTAATGGCCCCGTCATCGGTATGGTCTCCGGCTGCTTTTGCCCATTGCAGATTTTCATCATCCAAATACATCATATCCAGCGCATCGGCTGCCCAGCTTTCATTGCGAAACCGGTTAAGCATGCGCCATGATACCACCTGCACGGCCGGCACTTCGCTCCACATTGATATTGGCAGAAAATTTTTCCAGAAAGCATCATCCAATTCCTCTTTTTTTTCAATTTGGCGAAGGCATTTCTCATTGATTAAAATCCAACCGTCCGCCCCTTTATTTTGGGCTGGCGGAACTTCATAAGCAACTAGATTTTTATTGATGTCGCTCAATTCGCAGACATTTCCGCTTCTCTTTTTTAATAATTCCTCTAATTTCATTTTATTTTATTTGGAAATAAAGATTACAGGCTTCTCAGAACATATTCTAAATCCATATATCCTTCACAGTCCCTATTTTAATTGATTTTATTTGGCAGCGTTTATAGATTTCATGCCCCAATTTAAGCCGTTTTTCTCCAGAAGCTTAATACCCCGCCGTGCGAAACGGATTCTAGGCTGAAACTCTTTGGAACCTCTCTGCAATTGCTCCAGTAGGTAACCAGTTTTGTGCCAATGGGAGTTTTCTCCAGCTGGCCTTTAAGATAAGCCGTATATAGATTATACAGTTCCTCACTTGGATCAATTGATTTGTCAATGCGGGCCGTCAGATCTATATTTTCCTGAAATGAATTGAAAAAATAGAAAGCGTCATAATCCAAAAAAGATATCTCCATAATATTTGAGTGTATGAATTCTGCATTATCAATCTTATATTTTTCGGCAATTTTCCGCGATAATTTTATAAGCGATTCCCTTTGCTCGACCCCATAAAAAATCCCATTGGTTAAAGCGGCCCCCACAAGGCAGAATTTTCCAGCCCCCGAGCCTATATCCAATACCCTTTTACCAGGTTTGTCCACCAAAAAACCAGCCGCTTTTCTGGCTATTTTTACAGGTGTCCAATGGCGGGCAGCCAGCTTCTTTATCCTAATAGGGTACACTTGGTTAAACTCGTTATCATCAATAGATCTATTTTGCTTGAGCTGTTCAAAAATCATTTTATAAATACTTTTGCATTTGCTGCAGTTGGCTTAATTTTCCCTGCTAAATGGAATAATTTGACAAGTGGCAAAAATATAGAGAGTCCCAATATATTTAGCTGATTAATATCTTTATAAAATTTGATTTAAATCAAAAAAAAGAAGGGGCAGAAAATGTAATTTTAACAGATAATTATAACAGGCCGCTTTGGCAGCCGAATATTATCCATTAGAGATAAATAAATAACCAATGGCATAAATAGAGGGCGGGATATTTTTAGAATCTGCCCTTATCCCTTAAAGCCGGAAAAGTGCCATCTTCTTTCCAGCAGCGCTTCCCCAAAAAGCTTTTCCAATTAAAGCAAAAGCAGCAAACAGCTTTTTTTTTGGGGATGCCGCAGGATTCAAAAATAGTTGGCTATAGTTAAAAATGAATTAATAGTAAGATCCCTTGCAAAGAAAACCAGAGATTAAAGAAGCTAAATCTCTGGCGGCAATAATAACAAAAAAGTCTGATTTTTAGCTGTCTGAAATTCTCCTAAAAATCATTCTCATTCCCATGAACTTGAGAAGCGAAAATAGCATAAATATCCGAACTATTTTTTTGATTTAAATCAAGAATTCCGTCAAAGGATTCCGATTTCAATTATAAATCAGCAGCGATATAAGAGCTGCCCTAAATTAAGGCTCCAAAACGCAAAGCCCTTTATTAAGCCCACGGCATTGCCACACTCCTTTCGTTTTATCTTTATATTGCACGCATTCTTCGCGTATGCATCTTGATTGAACCGCATTATATTTCCCATTCTCCATTTCAGAAAGGCATTGCAGATGGAAATGCAGACCAATAAAAAAATCATACAAGCCGCAAAAAAAATCTTTTTCCGGCAATCCGCTCCAATCCTAAAACGCTGAGAGAGCTTTCATCGCTATTAGAATCTATAGCCACAAGGCCTAAACTTTCCAATTCCAATAAGGCCTCCATGACTCTTGACTCAATTTCGATGCTGCTGCCCGATAAGGATGCGCCGCTGCCAGGGCCGCAAAACATTTCGGCCATTTCTTCAAAAGCCACGCTGCAGGGATACGCATGCCCTAGAACGATCAAAATCTGATCTAAAAACTCGCACCTGCCTTTCTCCTTCCCAATATCCATTTGATCCATATATTTCTAAAATTCAAAACCGTTATAGGCTTATATATAACTTACATTCTGATATCTTCCGCTTTATTCGGACTAAAAGTTAGCGGCATCGCCCAGCTGTGAAAAATTGAACAACCTTATTCCAGATCAGCCTATCATCATTAAAATGGTGGCCATCTTTGATCTGTCTAATGCCGGCAGACAGTACTCAAATAGCTTGCCGAAACCGAGAAAAACCCTTCTGGGGAAATTGGCAATGAGCTGAATTAAAATAGCCGGGTCATGTCAAAAAACTAATATCATAATTTGCCTAAATAATAAAACCAGAGATTTAGCGGCTAATCTCTGGCCCTATAGTTCCATAACAAATAAATCCTACTAAAATCCTGATAATAGCCGCTGCTCAATTCTAGGAGTCTCCAAAGACTAAAA from Flavobacterium sp. KACC 22763 includes these protein-coding regions:
- a CDS encoding HD domain-containing protein, coding for MEYKYYISSHNGIETLYRIKEGRIGDSAGTLESFQNGRWNGDLSSLKSFMSRYASGWLDEGDAMDYKTAIRALGKKVDEARSFAAEKHGNQKYGKYPYEVHLVNAVSVLLRNGILPDTEMNIDLWSSAWLHDVLEDTDTDRDEIIDRFGIHIFEIVWSLTDGKGENRKERKQAMYEKIVLNQNAIIIKLADRIANLEFSIIGNNQEKIKLYADENDELNSYLAGRITEKEGLVLLDYLNGLVGRMKLQHYNRLAP
- a CDS encoding YoaK family protein, which translates into the protein MKGILKVMLRQLIKALLEMFKHRGKKRSLRHNLKIAALLSSVAGMVNVAGFFSVQTLTTNVTGHFAFFVDEIFKLDLLAALTCFGYIFFFFMGSFTSSLLMELVVRKRENIVHLIPACIEIAILFFIAFFGDGLKAVFPNLISFILLFAMGMQNSFVTRISNSVVRTTHLTGLFTDLGIELSQLFFYREQNRKAELSSSIKLRIIIISFFFIGGITGGVFYSKIGLQALFLGGLILFAGLIYDNIKLNVILLARKLKRKQ
- a CDS encoding Crp/Fnr family transcriptional regulator, with translation MISKFIFNNQYILNELPQSDRDLLEKVMQSRKYAKNQTVFTEGTLPTGIFYIQTGKIKKHKVDNDGREQIIYIYSSGEFFGYTAILSEKAYGDNAVAIENSVISFISKEDFFNILNNSAVFSRLLLKCLSHEFSVVANLMAVLSQRTVRERVALSLLILHDKYKTDDGQKNVFITLSRGDLAKMVGTVNETLARVLHDFKNENLIWMEGRKIQLVNFQQLIRIANFY
- a CDS encoding DUF983 domain-containing protein translates to MKKGSRLNSILTGSCPKCQNGNMYVDKNLLHLGSVLKMHEKCSHCGLRYQIEPSFFFGAMYVSYGLNVGVGIAVFAISYLIFDSGIKTSFIAITAVLVILFPILLRLSRNIYINMFVCYDPKAAIKKE
- a CDS encoding PhnA domain-containing protein, which gives rise to MKLEELLKKRSGNVCELSDINKNLVAYEVPPAQNKGADGWILINEKCLRQIEKKEELDDAFWKNFLPISMWSEVPAVQVVSWRMLNRFRNESWAADALDMMYLDDENLQWAKAAGDHTDDGAINFHKDSNGNILQNGDTVTLIKDLDVKGSSLNAKVGTAVRNIRLVHDNHEQIEGKIEGQAIVILTKFVKR
- a CDS encoding class I SAM-dependent methyltransferase, coding for MIFEQLKQNRSIDDNEFNQVYPIRIKKLAARHWTPVKIARKAAGFLVDKPGKRVLDIGSGAGKFCLVGAALTNGIFYGVEQRESLIKLSRKIAEKYKIDNAEFIHSNIMEISFLDYDAFYFFNSFQENIDLTARIDKSIDPSEELYNLYTAYLKGQLEKTPIGTKLVTYWSNCREVPKSFSLESVSHGGVLSFWRKTA